Proteins encoded by one window of Glycine soja cultivar W05 chromosome 15, ASM419377v2, whole genome shotgun sequence:
- the LOC114385984 gene encoding uncharacterized protein LOC114385984, whose protein sequence is MDSNKIYHHGWDLTYAEYVSKFVYVARKRCWQPRKQGNTIGRLIWVSPSSGELFYMRMMFSSTKGSQSYKDIRTVENVVYHTFREACFGKGFLGSDQEFVGALREANTWGTPHFVRKLFVKLLFMNTMDRPEYVWKQTWQWMANDIAFNHRRQANRKSLRDFPSMTYPIGYAANPHRNKLIYNEMAYDKEILAAEFNKCYHSLIDEQTSIFYKIMRVVASQLGGVYFLYGYGGTGKTFI, encoded by the exons ATggattctaataaaatataccATCATGGATGGGATCTTACTTATGCTGAATATGTGTCCAAATTCGTTTATGTTGCACGCAAAAGATGCTGGCAACCAAGAAAACAAGGAAATACAATTGGCAGGCTCATATGGGTATCCCCTTCAAGTGGAGAGTTGTTCTACATGAGAATGATGTTTTCCTCCACTAAAGGGTCACAATCTTACAAAGATATTAGAACAGTAGAAAATGTGGTCTACCATACATTTAGAGAAGCATGCTTTGGAAAAGGTTTTCTAGGAAGTGATCAAGAATTTGTTGGTGCTTTACGAGAAGCTAACACTTGGGGAACTCCACACTTCGTTAGAAAGTTATTTGTCAAGCTGCTATTTATGAATACCATGGATAGACCAGAATATGTGTGGAAACAAACTTGGCAATGGATGGCAAATGATATTGCATTTAATCATAGAAGACAAG CCAACAGGAAAAGCCTACGAGATTTCCCTTCAATGACATACCCAATAGGATATGCTGCCAACCCACACCGAAATAAGCTCATCTACAATGAAATGGCTTATGATAAGGAAATTTTGGCTGCTGAATTCAACAAATGCTATCACTCACTAATAG ATGAGCaaacttctattttttataagattatgcGTGTTGTTGCAAGTCAATTGGGGGGAGTTTATTTTCTCTATGGATATGGTGGCACCGGCAAGACCTTTATCTAG